A window of Candidatus Dojkabacteria bacterium contains these coding sequences:
- a CDS encoding type I restriction-modification system subunit M, giving the protein MASNHKTDTTKEQERAELHRAIWQIANDLRGSVDGWDFKSYVLGILFYRFISENLTNYINSDERRSSKEDFDYAKLSDEEAEFGRADTITEKGFYILPSELFVNVCRNARNDSNLNETLSRVFNNIENSAKGAVSEDDLKGLFDDLDVNSNKLGNTVEKRNQKLVKLLEAVGNLQLGNYADNTIDAFGDAYEYLMMMYASNAGKSGGEFYTPQEVSELLAEITTVGKKEVNKVYDPACGSGSLLLKFAKVLGRENVRQGFFGQEINLTTYNLCRINMFLHDINYNNFDVALGDTLKDPKHWDDEPFDAIVSNPPYSIKWEGDANPLLINDSRFSPAGVLAPKSKADLAFTMHMLSWLSTSGTAAIVEFPGVLYRGGAEQKIRKYLIDNNYVDAVIQLPPDLFFGTTIATCVIVLKKSKQDNKTIFIDASKEFVRNGNKNKLTEANRKKILDAFKNRTDVDYFSKLVDNKDIAENGYKIAVSSYVVAEDTREVIDITELNSKISQIVARQSELRKAIDEIVSDIEGGE; this is encoded by the coding sequence ATGGCGAGCAACCACAAAACAGACACTACCAAAGAGCAAGAACGAGCAGAGTTGCATAGAGCGATCTGGCAGATTGCCAATGATTTGCGTGGTAGTGTCGATGGGTGGGATTTCAAGTCATATGTGCTAGGTATCCTTTTCTACCGGTTCATCAGCGAGAATCTAACAAACTATATCAACTCCGATGAACGGAGATCTAGTAAAGAAGATTTTGATTATGCAAAATTGTCAGATGAAGAGGCAGAGTTTGGCAGGGCCGATACAATTACGGAGAAGGGTTTCTATATACTGCCTAGCGAGCTCTTTGTAAATGTGTGCAGAAATGCCAGAAATGATTCTAATCTCAACGAAACTCTATCGAGAGTATTCAACAATATCGAAAACTCCGCAAAGGGAGCTGTTAGTGAGGATGATCTAAAGGGTTTGTTTGATGATCTGGATGTTAACTCCAACAAGCTGGGTAATACAGTTGAGAAACGTAATCAGAAGTTGGTTAAGCTCTTGGAAGCCGTAGGCAATCTCCAGCTTGGTAACTATGCTGATAATACTATCGATGCATTTGGTGACGCCTATGAGTATCTAATGATGATGTACGCCTCCAACGCAGGTAAATCTGGAGGTGAATTCTACACCCCTCAAGAGGTAAGCGAACTATTGGCTGAAATAACTACTGTGGGCAAGAAAGAGGTCAACAAAGTTTACGATCCAGCCTGCGGTTCCGGCTCGCTTCTGCTTAAATTTGCCAAGGTTTTGGGAAGAGAGAATGTGCGGCAGGGTTTTTTTGGTCAAGAGATCAATCTCACCACTTACAACTTATGTCGCATAAATATGTTCTTACACGACATTAACTACAACAATTTTGATGTCGCTCTTGGTGACACACTGAAAGATCCTAAGCATTGGGATGATGAACCATTCGATGCAATAGTCTCCAATCCGCCCTATTCTATTAAATGGGAAGGAGACGCTAACCCACTTCTTATCAATGACTCTCGTTTCTCACCTGCAGGTGTATTAGCACCGAAGAGCAAGGCAGACTTAGCATTTACAATGCATATGCTTTCCTGGCTCTCTACTAGTGGGACAGCAGCTATTGTTGAATTCCCAGGAGTCTTATATCGCGGGGGAGCAGAGCAAAAAATTAGAAAATATCTCATCGATAACAACTATGTAGACGCAGTTATCCAATTACCTCCAGATCTATTTTTTGGCACCACAATTGCTACCTGTGTCATAGTGCTAAAGAAGAGTAAGCAAGACAATAAGACTATCTTTATCGACGCCTCAAAGGAGTTTGTCAGGAATGGCAACAAGAATAAGCTGACAGAAGCTAATCGCAAGAAGATCCTCGATGCTTTTAAAAACCGCACAGATGTTGATTATTTTTCTAAGCTGGTAGACAACAAAGATATTGCTGAGAATGGCTACAAAATTGCTGTATCTAGCTATGTTGTAGCCGAGGATACTCGTGAAGTGATAGATATCACCGAGCTAAATAGCAAAATCAGCCAGATAGTTGCTAGGCAGAGTGAGCTGCGAAAGGCAATAGATGAGATTGTTTCTGATATTGAAGGGGGGGAATAG
- a CDS encoding restriction endonuclease subunit S, whose product MSKDKSRIEKLIEELCPEGVEFKELAEIFSMKNGYTPSKSKPEYWKDGAIPWFRMEDIRANGRILNDSIQHIAEIAVKGGKLFPAHSILVATSATIGEHALITVKHLSNQRFTSLSLKSEYVDQLDMKFAHYYCYVLDEWCRNNVTTSSFASVDMNGFRKFKIPIPPLEVQEEIVKILDNFTELEAELEAELEARKKQYEYYRSRLIGFDKYLRWVTLSELGQFKYGFTEKAKDSGSARFIRITDIGDNGHIRDQDIKYVDITDRNKDYLLTENDLLMARTGATFGKTLLVKAEQPSIYASFLIKIDLDNSKILNQFYWHFTKTREYWNQVNNLASAGGQPQFNANALKKIRVPIPEISEQKDIVAILDKFDALVNDITIGLPAELKARRQQYEYYRDKLLTFKEYV is encoded by the coding sequence ATGTCAAAGGATAAAAGCAGAATTGAAAAACTTATCGAAGAGCTCTGTCCTGAGGGGGTAGAGTTTAAAGAATTAGCTGAAATCTTTTCGATGAAAAATGGGTATACCCCATCGAAATCCAAACCAGAATATTGGAAAGATGGGGCAATACCTTGGTTTCGCATGGAAGATATTCGAGCGAATGGGCGCATTCTTAATGACTCTATACAGCACATCGCAGAAATTGCTGTGAAAGGGGGCAAACTTTTTCCAGCTCATTCAATCCTAGTCGCAACTTCGGCTACGATTGGTGAGCATGCACTGATCACTGTTAAACATCTTTCGAATCAGAGGTTCACTTCTCTTAGTCTTAAATCGGAGTATGTAGATCAACTAGACATGAAGTTTGCACATTACTATTGCTATGTACTTGATGAATGGTGCAGGAATAATGTTACTACATCAAGTTTCGCCTCTGTTGATATGAACGGCTTTAGGAAATTCAAAATCCCCATCCCTCCTCTCGAAGTCCAGGAAGAAATTGTCAAAATCCTAGATAATTTTACAGAGCTGGAGGCAGAGCTGGAGGCAGAGCTGGAGGCAAGGAAGAAGCAGTATGAGTACTACCGTTCAAGGTTGATTGGATTTGATAAGTATTTGAGGTGGGTCACATTGAGTGAATTAGGGCAATTTAAATACGGGTTTACGGAGAAAGCAAAAGATTCTGGGAGTGCAAGATTCATACGCATTACAGATATCGGAGATAATGGACACATAAGAGATCAGGATATTAAGTATGTAGATATTACAGACCGTAACAAGGACTATCTTTTAACAGAAAATGATTTACTAATGGCGAGAACTGGTGCGACCTTTGGTAAGACCCTTCTAGTAAAAGCTGAGCAACCCTCTATCTACGCATCATTCTTGATTAAGATCGATCTCGATAATTCAAAAATATTGAATCAGTTTTATTGGCACTTTACAAAAACAAGAGAATATTGGAATCAAGTTAACAATCTCGCTTCTGCAGGTGGACAACCACAATTTAACGCAAATGCATTAAAGAAAATCAGAGTTCCAATTCCTGAGATCTCTGAGCAAAAAGACATAGTAGCCATCCTAGACAAATTCGACGCCCTCGTGAACGACATCACCATCGGACTCCCTGCCGAACTCAAAGCCCGACGACAACAGTATGAATACTATCGAGATAAACTACTAACATTCAAAGAATATGTCTGA
- a CDS encoding GIY-YIG nuclease family protein, with the protein MSDRNEIIYILTNEAMPGYIKIGFTHGILEDRLRQLDTTSMPLPFEIYYACEVENAKKDEQWMHEIFGDKRVRDRREFFKMDPERAVVALQRIQVREIGIYASIATPAQQKEIAQKKRNRSRFDFKKYGIAVGTEIYFSRDGNIKAKVLGKNKIELKGIETSLSKSAEQLLGFGPVAGTLYWMYEDETLDERRRRMDSENNEKYE; encoded by the coding sequence ATGTCTGATCGTAACGAGATTATTTACATATTAACAAACGAGGCGATGCCTGGATATATCAAAATTGGATTTACTCATGGCATTCTTGAGGACAGATTACGTCAGCTTGACACCACTAGCATGCCTCTGCCTTTTGAGATTTATTACGCTTGTGAAGTAGAGAATGCAAAGAAGGATGAACAATGGATGCACGAGATCTTCGGTGATAAGCGTGTACGAGACAGACGAGAGTTCTTCAAGATGGATCCAGAACGTGCAGTTGTAGCTTTGCAAAGGATACAGGTGAGAGAAATTGGAATCTATGCAAGCATTGCGACCCCCGCCCAGCAAAAAGAAATCGCTCAAAAGAAAAGGAACCGTTCCCGCTTTGATTTCAAAAAATACGGTATAGCTGTTGGTACAGAGATCTATTTTTCCCGCGATGGTAATATAAAGGCGAAGGTGCTTGGGAAGAACAAGATCGAATTGAAAGGAATCGAAACAAGCCTTTCTAAATCAGCAGAACAATTACTAGGATTTGGACCTGTAGCAGGTACTTTATACTGGATGTACGAAGACGAAACCCTTGATGAGCGCCGCCGTCGTATGGATAGCGAAAATAACGAAAAATATGAATAA
- a CDS encoding type I restriction endonuclease subunit R, translated as MNNKRYNMVTQSAESTVVSEYTREANMLRDAGYQSEAELERAFIQQLQSQAYEYISIRTEADLLANLRHQLEKLNEYTFTDAEWDRFFTSALANPNQSIVEKTVTIQEDYIKNLTRDDGSTKNIYLLKKDTIHDNNLQVINQYATDDGLRSNRYDVTILVNGLPLVHIELKRRGVPIQEAFNQINRYDRESFWAASGLFEYVQIFVISNGTHTKYYSNTTRATHIKENGEGSVKRGKRTSNSFEFTSWWADATNRPITDLEDFAKTFFAKHTILNILTRYCIFTTDRLLLVMRPYQIVATERIINRVEVSTNYKKTGGVEAGGYIWHTTGSGKTLTSFKTAQLVSKMADVDKVVFVVDRKDLDIQTMQEYDKFEKGAVNSNTSTAILTRQLSDPNARIIVTTIQKLDRFISRNEGHTIFNGHVVLIFDECHRSQFGEMHAAITKAFNNYHIFGFTGTPIFAINASSGGRPDLRTTEQAFGEKLHTYTIVDAIADKNVLPFKVDYISTIKEAEDIEDKKVSDIDREAVLSAPERIANIVTYIREHFDQKTKRNSSYKVKDRRLAGFNSIFAVSSIDVAKKYYAEFKKQLADLPSDKQLKIATIYSFGVNDEDADGMIDENSEDTAGLDANSRDFLDNAIVDYNRMFGTSFDTSSDKFQNYYKDVSKRVKDREIDLLIVVNMFLTGFDATTLNTLWVDKNLRLHGLLQAYSRTNRILNSVKTFGNIVCFRNLEKATNESIALFGDKEASGIVLLKAYGDYYHGYRDDEKEVRGYESLVKELLERFPVGERILGEQNQMDFVKLYGAILRVRNILTTFDEFSGNEILSERDIQDYHSAYIDIYNEFRKGVEVEKENVNEDLLFEMELIKQVDINIDYILGLIKIYHEGHTENKELLLDINKAIDSSVELRNKKDLINQFISSLDIHSVVDDDWKEFVEGKKAEELETIIKVEGLDRDATYAFIKNAFRDGSVTTTGTSITRILPPVSRFSPTGERTKKRESVIEKLTEFFDKFFTISSE; from the coding sequence ATGAATAACAAGAGATACAACATGGTTACCCAAAGTGCAGAAAGCACGGTGGTGTCCGAATATACTCGTGAAGCCAACATGCTGAGAGATGCAGGATATCAAAGTGAGGCGGAGCTAGAACGAGCATTTATCCAGCAGCTACAATCACAAGCATATGAGTATATCTCAATTAGGACTGAGGCAGATCTGCTTGCCAACCTGCGGCACCAACTCGAAAAGCTGAACGAATATACTTTCACAGATGCTGAGTGGGATAGATTTTTCACAAGCGCTCTCGCCAACCCTAATCAGAGCATTGTAGAGAAAACAGTCACAATCCAGGAAGATTACATTAAGAATCTTACTCGTGATGATGGCTCGACCAAGAACATCTACCTACTCAAAAAAGATACTATCCACGATAACAATCTCCAGGTCATCAATCAGTATGCAACTGATGATGGCCTCCGTTCTAACCGTTACGACGTCACGATTCTGGTCAATGGTCTCCCACTGGTTCATATCGAGCTTAAACGTCGCGGAGTTCCAATACAGGAGGCTTTTAATCAGATCAATCGCTATGATCGTGAAAGCTTCTGGGCCGCCTCTGGCCTTTTTGAATATGTACAGATATTTGTAATATCAAATGGCACCCATACCAAGTATTACAGCAACACAACCCGTGCTACTCATATCAAGGAAAATGGTGAAGGATCAGTTAAGCGAGGTAAACGGACCAGTAATAGCTTTGAATTTACCAGCTGGTGGGCAGATGCAACAAATAGGCCGATTACTGATCTAGAGGATTTTGCGAAAACATTTTTTGCCAAACATACGATTCTCAATATCCTCACCCGATACTGTATCTTTACCACCGATCGCCTTCTTCTCGTTATGCGCCCTTACCAGATTGTGGCTACTGAGAGAATCATAAACCGTGTCGAAGTAAGTACTAACTATAAGAAGACCGGCGGTGTGGAGGCCGGCGGCTATATCTGGCATACAACCGGATCTGGTAAGACATTAACCAGTTTCAAAACTGCTCAATTGGTAAGCAAAATGGCTGATGTAGATAAGGTTGTTTTTGTAGTAGATCGTAAAGATCTGGATATCCAGACAATGCAGGAGTATGACAAGTTTGAAAAGGGCGCTGTGAATAGTAATACCAGTACGGCTATTCTCACCAGACAGCTTAGCGATCCGAACGCTCGAATAATCGTCACAACAATTCAGAAGCTTGATCGCTTTATTAGCCGAAACGAAGGGCACACCATTTTTAATGGGCATGTAGTGCTGATCTTTGATGAATGCCATCGCTCTCAATTTGGCGAGATGCATGCTGCTATTACAAAAGCATTTAACAATTATCACATCTTCGGTTTTACAGGGACACCGATTTTTGCGATTAATGCATCTTCAGGCGGACGTCCAGATCTTAGGACCACAGAGCAGGCTTTTGGGGAGAAGCTTCACACATATACTATTGTTGACGCTATTGCTGACAAAAATGTCCTGCCATTCAAAGTTGACTATATATCAACTATCAAGGAGGCAGAAGACATTGAAGATAAGAAAGTCAGCGATATTGATCGAGAAGCAGTACTTTCAGCTCCAGAGCGTATTGCAAATATTGTCACTTATATTCGCGAGCACTTTGACCAGAAAACTAAAAGAAATAGCAGTTATAAGGTCAAAGATCGCAGATTGGCCGGCTTTAATTCGATCTTCGCAGTTTCTTCCATAGATGTGGCTAAGAAGTATTATGCTGAATTTAAAAAGCAGCTCGCTGACCTACCTAGCGACAAACAGCTAAAAATTGCAACCATCTACAGCTTCGGAGTGAATGATGAGGATGCTGATGGCATGATTGATGAGAACTCAGAGGATACAGCAGGACTCGATGCAAACTCTCGAGATTTCCTGGATAACGCAATTGTCGACTACAATCGAATGTTCGGCACCTCCTTTGATACCTCGTCTGACAAATTCCAGAACTACTACAAGGATGTGAGCAAACGAGTCAAAGATCGTGAAATCGATCTATTGATCGTAGTCAATATGTTCCTTACCGGCTTTGATGCCACCACACTTAATACTCTTTGGGTAGATAAAAATCTGCGTTTACACGGATTATTACAAGCCTACTCTCGCACGAACCGCATCTTAAATAGCGTTAAAACATTTGGGAATATAGTCTGTTTCCGCAACCTTGAAAAAGCCACCAATGAGTCGATAGCCCTGTTTGGTGACAAGGAAGCTAGTGGTATTGTTCTGTTGAAGGCCTATGGCGACTACTATCACGGATATAGAGATGATGAGAAAGAGGTTCGAGGCTACGAGAGCTTAGTTAAGGAGCTCTTAGAACGATTCCCAGTCGGAGAGCGAATTTTGGGTGAGCAGAATCAAATGGATTTTGTAAAGCTGTACGGTGCAATTTTACGTGTACGCAATATCCTGACAACATTCGACGAGTTTTCAGGCAATGAGATTCTGTCCGAACGAGATATCCAGGATTATCATAGCGCCTACATCGATATCTATAATGAGTTCCGTAAAGGTGTGGAAGTCGAAAAGGAGAATGTAAACGAAGACCTGCTGTTTGAGATGGAACTTATCAAGCAGGTGGATATTAACATCGATTACATCCTAGGTCTGATAAAGATCTATCATGAGGGTCATACTGAAAACAAGGAGCTGCTTCTTGATATCAATAAAGCAATAGATTCAAGTGTTGAACTACGCAACAAGAAAGACCTGATCAACCAGTTTATCTCATCGCTCGATATACACTCTGTGGTTGATGATGATTGGAAGGAATTTGTTGAAGGTAAGAAGGCTGAAGAACTCGAAACCATAATCAAGGTCGAGGGCTTGGATCGCGATGCCACTTATGCTTTTATCAAGAATGCATTTCGCGATGGGTCTGTGACAACAACAGGTACCTCAATTACAAGGATTCTACCTCCGGTTTCTCGATTCTCACCAACTGGTGAGCGTACCAAGAAACGGGAGAGTGTAATTGAAAAACTCACAGAATTCTTTGATAAGTTCTTCACGATTTCGAGTGAGTAA
- the rpsO gene encoding 30S ribosomal protein S15 translates to MSLTRDEKNQIIAKYALHEGDSGSPEVQIALLSEKINKLSEHLKDHKKDNHSRRGLLQMVGKRRRLIEYLKTSDPERYTKIAKELKL, encoded by the coding sequence ATGTCACTTACCAGAGACGAGAAAAACCAGATTATTGCTAAGTATGCCCTCCACGAGGGTGACTCTGGTTCACCTGAAGTTCAGATTGCGCTCCTGAGCGAGAAGATCAACAAATTGAGCGAGCACCTAAAAGATCACAAGAAAGATAACCATTCACGACGAGGATTGCTTCAGATGGTAGGTAAGCGCAGAAGGCTTATTGAGTATCTTAAGACATCCGATCCTGAGAGATATACAAAAATTGCGAAGGAACTAAAGCTCTAA